A single Arachidicoccus sp. BS20 DNA region contains:
- a CDS encoding SAM hydrolase/SAM-dependent halogenase family protein: MAIVTLSTDIGTYDFITGAFKGQLLSLHPALQVVDISHDLSSSNFAEAAYICQNAFKHFPGETIHIVIVNLFEFKPTHFLIAKYRSQYILCPDNGILTMIYKQKPAEVFKVNISHQAPLNTLQYLSAFAAATSKLVLGKYPLQIGEEFTNFTERYPMRPSFGGNWLEGQIIFIDKFENVVVNISKEEFEEYRDGRNYKISFGRNNIIDRIQENYSTVASEEFLAHFNSAGMLELSVKNGNLASLFGLQGYNEENSSQKARTWFYQSIRIFFE; the protein is encoded by the coding sequence ATGGCTATTGTAACGCTATCAACCGATATTGGAACTTATGATTTTATTACGGGCGCTTTCAAAGGTCAGTTGCTGTCGTTGCATCCTGCATTGCAAGTAGTGGATATATCGCACGATTTGTCTTCAAGTAATTTTGCGGAAGCAGCATACATTTGTCAGAATGCTTTTAAACATTTTCCCGGCGAAACCATTCACATTGTAATCGTGAATTTGTTTGAGTTTAAACCCACACATTTTCTCATCGCAAAATATAGAAGCCAATACATTCTTTGTCCGGACAACGGCATTCTTACAATGATATACAAACAAAAGCCTGCCGAAGTGTTTAAAGTAAACATTTCGCATCAAGCGCCATTGAATACCTTACAGTATTTATCGGCGTTTGCGGCAGCGACGAGTAAATTGGTTTTAGGAAAATATCCTTTGCAAATAGGCGAAGAATTTACAAATTTTACAGAGCGTTATCCTATGCGTCCGAGCTTTGGCGGCAACTGGCTGGAAGGACAAATTATATTTATAGACAAGTTTGAAAACGTGGTAGTGAATATTTCCAAAGAAGAATTTGAAGAATACCGCGATGGAAGAAATTATAAAATATCTTTCGGCAGAAACAATATTATCGACCGCATTCAGGAGAATTATTCCACAGTTGCAAGTGAAGAATTTCTGGCACATTTTAATTCCGCAGGAATGCTTGAACTCTCTGTAAAAAACGGAAATCTTGCGAGCTTATTCGGCTTACAAGGTTATAACGAAGAAAATAGTTCTCAAAAAGCAAGAACGTGGTTTTATCAGTCTATCAGAATATTTTTTGAATAA
- a CDS encoding T9SS type A sorting domain-containing protein yields MKKIFTLIIGSTLLSANIYAQCWVQPDCTNEVTVSGTLTNKNYNGSTCFEGSGTISNSVNINNWDYLSFTGTITVAQVQNVTSKEIYASGNIKFGNISLGGTSTIFVFGNLSLSGYNNNGQTTVILGDESSSITISGKEYHAGDTIKQNSNYIAITSCKATSLPITLKSFTATPTGKSVALTWITGSEINSKGFDIERSANKGSFTKIGFVNTKSSNGNSSGDLTYHYTDAAPLSSTSYYRLKEINSDDTYKYSPVVSVYITAGSSPSVYPNPVVSLLHVTNLEAGSTYRIVNVAGSVAASGSVSGTELSLNISSYASGIYFVNITNKNGKSTSLEFIKK; encoded by the coding sequence ATGAAAAAAATCTTTACTTTAATTATTGGCAGCACATTATTGTCTGCAAACATTTACGCTCAATGCTGGGTACAGCCGGATTGTACAAACGAAGTTACCGTTAGTGGAACATTAACTAATAAAAATTATAATGGGAGTACTTGTTTTGAAGGTAGTGGGACGATTTCCAATTCCGTAAATATCAATAATTGGGACTATTTATCATTTACGGGCACTATTACAGTTGCACAAGTGCAGAATGTAACTTCGAAAGAAATATATGCTTCAGGAAATATCAAATTTGGCAATATTAGTCTTGGAGGAACAAGTACCATTTTTGTGTTTGGAAATTTATCGTTAAGTGGGTATAATAACAACGGACAAACTACAGTCATATTAGGCGATGAGTCGTCATCTATAACGATTAGTGGAAAAGAATACCATGCGGGCGATACGATTAAACAAAACTCCAATTATATTGCTATTACATCATGTAAAGCTACTTCTTTACCCATTACGCTTAAATCATTTACCGCAACTCCAACAGGCAAAAGCGTTGCACTTACCTGGATTACCGGTAGTGAAATCAACAGCAAAGGTTTTGATATTGAAAGAAGCGCCAATAAAGGCAGCTTTACTAAAATCGGATTTGTAAATACAAAATCAAGCAACGGCAACAGCAGCGGAGATTTGACTTATCACTATACAGATGCAGCACCATTATCTTCAACAAGCTATTACCGGCTGAAAGAAATTAATAGTGATGATACCTATAAATATTCGCCGGTAGTGTCTGTGTATATTACGGCAGGTTCATCGCCTTCGGTGTATCCAAACCCGGTAGTGAGTTTGTTACACGTAACTAATCTGGAAGCGGGCAGTACCTACCGTATTGTAAATGTTGCGGGTAGTGTCGCAGCGTCCGGAAGCGTTTCAGGAACAGAGCTGTCGCTGAATATTTCTTCGTATGCTTCGGGTATTTACTTTGTAAATATTACGAATAAAAATGGAAAATCCACTTCTTTGGAATTTATCAAGAAGTAA
- the lpxB gene encoding lipid-A-disaccharide synthase, translating into MKYYIIAGEASGDLHGSNLIKELQHFDHDCIIRCWGGDKMQATGATLVKHYRDLAFMGFVEVAINLRTILKNLSFCKNDIISFQPDVLVLIDYPGFNLRIAEWAKQQNIKVVYYIAPQVWAWKENRVPKMMQSIDNMLVILPFEKDYFKNKFGWNVDYVGHPLVKVIEDFKNENINHSALSDKKIIAVLPGSRKQEVAKKLPVMLQTAKHFPEYQFIVAQAPSLDESFYQPFLSDYPNVSIVKNQTYLLLSNAVAAMVTSGTATLETALFGVPEIVCYKGSNISYQIAKRLIKVKYISLVNLIMDKLVVKELIQNDLTENNLVKELRLLLTDEAKQMQLKNDYQQLKNILSAGGNASANAAKEIVDFYKKSR; encoded by the coding sequence ATGAAATACTACATTATAGCAGGCGAAGCAAGCGGCGATTTGCACGGAAGCAATTTAATCAAAGAATTGCAACATTTCGACCATGACTGTATTATTCGTTGCTGGGGCGGCGACAAAATGCAAGCCACAGGAGCCACGCTGGTAAAGCATTACAGAGATTTAGCGTTCATGGGTTTTGTGGAAGTTGCGATAAACCTGCGAACCATTTTAAAAAACCTTTCTTTCTGCAAAAACGATATTATCAGTTTCCAGCCCGACGTTTTAGTATTGATAGATTATCCCGGTTTTAATTTGCGCATTGCAGAATGGGCAAAACAACAAAATATAAAAGTTGTTTATTACATTGCTCCTCAAGTTTGGGCTTGGAAAGAAAACCGTGTGCCCAAGATGATGCAAAGCATTGATAATATGCTCGTGATTCTTCCTTTTGAAAAAGATTATTTCAAAAATAAATTCGGCTGGAATGTTGATTACGTGGGGCATCCGCTTGTAAAAGTGATTGAAGATTTTAAAAATGAAAACATCAATCATTCAGCTTTAAGCGACAAAAAAATCATTGCTGTTTTACCCGGAAGCCGCAAACAGGAAGTGGCTAAAAAATTGCCGGTTATGTTACAAACGGCAAAGCATTTTCCCGAATACCAATTCATTGTTGCACAAGCTCCTTCGCTGGACGAAAGTTTTTATCAACCTTTTTTAAGCGATTACCCGAATGTTTCGATTGTAAAAAACCAAACCTATCTCCTGCTCTCAAACGCAGTCGCAGCAATGGTTACAAGCGGAACGGCAACTTTGGAAACAGCTTTATTTGGCGTGCCGGAAATTGTTTGTTACAAAGGAAGCAACATCAGTTATCAGATTGCGAAACGATTGATTAAAGTGAAATATATTTCGCTCGTGAATTTAATTATGGATAAATTGGTAGTGAAAGAGCTAATCCAAAACGATTTAACAGAAAATAATCTTGTAAAAGAATTACGGCTTCTTTTGACCGACGAAGCCAAACAAATGCAGCTTAAAAACGATTATCAACAATTGAAAAACATCCTCTCTGCCGGAGGCAATGCTTCGGCAAATGCAGCTAAAGAAATTGTTGATTTTTATAAAAAAAGCAGGTAG
- a CDS encoding MutS-related protein, whose protein sequence is MVFNTDKQTLEELNLLGKFKSGSVYGLFNKVKTAGGERLLNDMFHHPLEDAAAINERSSIIRSFELARLSFPFDVRQLILMRDYLDMGTGKNKLLSFTDILTKKMLSWLARDERYKKMIQGLQSVIVTLDKCYRFLQTMQSTEIAAGVYEPKIKNIDSILSGGKLAALRKTDIYKALPVKTLVDYDHLLKNSLRQEMEEVLAFIYELDVYIAVGGVAADKGFSYARALPAQDNMLEAAGLYHPCINNAVGNAISLNRKNNVLFLTGANMAGKSTLMKSVGINLYLAQMGFPVAATQMKFSVREGLYSSINVADNINLGYSHFYAEVVRVKQAAEAAASGQRLLLMFDELFKGTNVKDAYDGTLAVTEAFAEYEECLFIVSTHIIEVGEALRDTPNIQFAYMPTEMEGNRPRYTYKMQQGITEDRQGMMIIKNEGILELLGS, encoded by the coding sequence ATGGTTTTTAATACAGACAAACAGACACTGGAAGAACTGAATCTGTTGGGCAAATTTAAAAGTGGTTCGGTGTACGGGTTATTCAATAAGGTAAAGACAGCGGGCGGCGAGCGTTTGCTGAATGATATGTTCCACCACCCGCTGGAAGATGCCGCCGCTATCAATGAACGGAGCAGCATTATTCGCTCTTTTGAACTGGCCCGGCTTAGTTTCCCGTTCGACGTCCGGCAATTAATTTTAATGCGCGATTATCTTGATATGGGAACAGGTAAAAACAAACTGCTTTCTTTTACAGATATCCTTACCAAGAAAATGCTCTCATGGCTTGCCCGGGACGAACGTTACAAAAAAATGATACAAGGCTTGCAATCCGTGATTGTAACACTGGACAAATGTTACCGGTTCTTACAAACAATGCAGTCCACTGAAATTGCAGCAGGAGTTTACGAACCGAAGATAAAAAATATAGACTCCATTCTATCGGGGGGGAAGTTGGCGGCGCTGCGCAAGACAGATATTTACAAGGCTCTTCCGGTAAAGACACTGGTTGATTATGACCACTTGCTAAAAAACAGCCTCCGTCAGGAAATGGAAGAAGTATTAGCTTTTATCTACGAGTTGGATGTATATATCGCGGTAGGCGGTGTGGCAGCCGACAAAGGATTTAGCTATGCGCGGGCATTGCCGGCTCAGGACAATATGTTGGAAGCTGCAGGGCTTTATCATCCATGTATCAATAATGCCGTGGGTAATGCCATATCGCTAAACCGAAAAAATAATGTATTGTTTTTAACGGGAGCCAATATGGCCGGTAAATCTACTTTAATGAAATCTGTCGGCATTAATCTTTACCTGGCACAGATGGGTTTTCCTGTTGCGGCAACGCAGATGAAGTTCTCGGTAAGGGAAGGTCTGTATAGTTCCATCAATGTAGCGGATAATATCAATTTGGGTTACAGTCATTTTTATGCGGAAGTTGTGCGTGTAAAGCAGGCTGCGGAAGCAGCCGCAAGCGGACAGAGGCTGCTGCTGATGTTCGATGAGTTGTTCAAAGGCACCAATGTGAAGGACGCTTATGACGGCACGCTTGCGGTAACGGAAGCCTTTGCAGAATACGAAGAATGTTTGTTTATCGTATCTACACATATCATCGAAGTAGGAGAAGCTTTGCGCGACACGCCAAATATACAGTTTGCCTATATGCCTACGGAAATGGAAGGCAACCGTCCGCGCTATACATACAAAATGCAGCAAGGTATTACCGAAGACCGTCAGGGAATGATGATTATAAAAAATGAAGGAATATTGGAATTGCTGGGAAGTTGA
- a CDS encoding SusD/RagB family nutrient-binding outer membrane lipoprotein has translation MLSAFGKICFHLLNYSFAPNWQNSSFNPAYRYVMADFYALYKSGLKEAYPEVYAMTRLTEVTAIARVTDRFGAIPYSKVDGTVTGSYPYDSQQDVYSLMFLKIDTALDLLKAHVQANGSSSAVGNYDCVYGGNCTEWIKYANTLRLRLAMRIVKADPATAKTQGEKALADDGGLLSTAADVAKMSIYAGWNGGTNDYDLVAGWGDTRANAAIITYMNGYSDPRISKYFLPATDASVAGQYIGLRIGGDISAGAHDTYVGYSNLNVNGAFSQSASQLIMSAAEAWFLKAEAALRGWANAGDAQNDYEQGIQVSMNEWGANIGSYLDNSTGKETAYTDPNGADNSSPALSTITVKWDKNASDEQKLERIITQKWIAMFPDGADAWADYRRTGYPRLFPVVVNNSGGTIDTKIQIRRIPYCSDQKTQNADAVNAAIQKYLNGKDDGGQRVWWDVAGKGNF, from the coding sequence ATGCTTTCCGCCTTTGGTAAGATATGCTTTCACTTATTAAATTATAGTTTTGCGCCTAACTGGCAAAATAGTTCTTTTAACCCGGCATACAGATATGTAATGGCTGATTTCTACGCCTTATACAAATCTGGATTAAAAGAAGCATATCCCGAAGTATATGCAATGACACGCTTAACCGAAGTTACGGCTATTGCAAGAGTTACCGATAGGTTCGGAGCTATCCCTTATTCTAAAGTAGATGGCACGGTTACAGGTAGTTATCCTTATGATTCGCAACAAGATGTGTACTCTTTAATGTTTTTGAAGATAGATACGGCTTTGGATTTATTAAAAGCGCACGTTCAGGCAAACGGTTCTTCTTCTGCTGTGGGTAATTATGATTGTGTTTATGGCGGAAATTGTACAGAGTGGATAAAATATGCCAACACATTAAGATTACGCTTGGCTATGCGTATCGTAAAAGCAGACCCTGCAACAGCTAAAACACAGGGCGAAAAAGCATTGGCAGATGATGGTGGCTTGTTGTCCACTGCTGCCGATGTTGCAAAGATGAGTATATATGCAGGCTGGAATGGTGGTACAAATGATTATGACCTTGTAGCAGGTTGGGGCGATACCAGAGCAAACGCTGCCATCATTACTTATATGAACGGATATAGCGACCCGAGAATAAGCAAATATTTCTTGCCTGCGACAGATGCTTCCGTAGCGGGGCAATACATTGGACTTAGAATAGGAGGAGATATCAGTGCCGGCGCTCACGATACGTATGTTGGTTATTCCAATTTGAATGTAAACGGCGCCTTTTCGCAAAGCGCTTCGCAGCTGATTATGTCTGCGGCAGAAGCATGGTTTCTGAAAGCCGAGGCGGCTCTCAGAGGATGGGCGAATGCAGGCGATGCGCAAAATGATTATGAGCAAGGCATTCAGGTTTCTATGAACGAATGGGGTGCCAATATAGGAAGTTATTTAGATAATTCTACCGGCAAAGAAACTGCATACACCGACCCTAATGGTGCAGATAACAGCAGTCCCGCATTAAGTACTATAACAGTGAAATGGGATAAAAATGCTTCCGATGAACAAAAATTGGAACGCATCATTACACAAAAATGGATAGCTATGTTCCCCGACGGCGCCGATGCGTGGGCAGATTATCGAAGAACAGGATATCCACGGTTATTTCCTGTGGTAGTGAACAATAGCGGCGGAACTATTGATACGAAAATTCAGATTCGCAGAATTCCTTATTGTTCAGACCAAAAGACGCAGAATGCCGATGCTGTGAATGCAGCAATACAAAAATACCTGAATGGCAAAGACGATGGCGGACAACGCGTTTGGTGGGATGTTGCAGGAAAAGGAAATTTTTAA
- a CDS encoding glycogen synthase, translating to MEILHVTAECYPVAKAGGLGDVAGALPKYEQHHGHNVKLIMPYYSTKFVHESEWETDYTGRTNLGDYFFSYKILKEKTNKLGFTLYLVEIHGLLDRPKIYGYDDDAQRFIAFQICVANWLRQWHHKPGIVHCHDYHAGLLPFIFKYCYDYNSLSDIPTILTIHNAEYQGWLDWNKSVWLPRYDLWKTGLLEWNNVINPLASGIKNAWAVTTVSPSYMRELRHNSNGLEDLFEYEKGKCTGILNGIDTELWNPKTDTYIEANYDIAGAAKGKQANKEVLCNEFGLNIEKPLFIFIGRLVGEKAADVLPDAVKTILWETQQAANFLVLGSGDPFVEDRLEEIKYIYPESYNFYKGYNERLSHQMYAGADFLLMPSRVEPCGLNQMYSLRYGTMPLVRRTGGLIDTVIDIGDAGYGICFNHANIEDIKHAVNRAIGIYQSKKMLYAYRKKMMQIDNSWDNTVEKYIDLYQQFIS from the coding sequence ATGGAAATATTGCATGTAACCGCAGAATGTTATCCTGTCGCAAAGGCAGGCGGACTGGGCGATGTAGCAGGTGCACTACCCAAATATGAACAACATCACGGGCATAATGTAAAATTGATAATGCCTTATTACTCCACAAAATTTGTTCACGAAAGTGAATGGGAAACCGATTATACAGGCCGCACCAACCTTGGAGACTATTTTTTTAGTTATAAAATCCTGAAGGAGAAAACAAATAAGCTCGGTTTTACTTTATACCTCGTAGAAATTCATGGCTTGCTGGACAGACCAAAAATCTACGGTTACGACGACGATGCGCAACGCTTTATCGCCTTTCAGATTTGTGTAGCAAACTGGTTACGTCAATGGCATCACAAACCGGGTATTGTTCATTGCCACGACTATCACGCCGGCTTGTTGCCTTTCATTTTCAAGTATTGCTATGATTACAATTCATTGAGTGATATACCAACCATTCTTACCATTCACAATGCAGAATACCAGGGTTGGCTGGACTGGAACAAAAGTGTATGGCTTCCCCGCTACGACCTGTGGAAAACCGGCTTACTCGAATGGAATAATGTCATCAACCCATTAGCCTCCGGCATAAAAAATGCGTGGGCAGTTACAACTGTGAGCCCAAGCTATATGCGCGAACTTCGCCATAACAGCAATGGACTGGAAGATTTATTTGAGTACGAAAAAGGCAAGTGTACCGGCATCTTGAACGGCATTGATACGGAACTGTGGAATCCAAAAACAGATACTTATATCGAAGCTAATTATGACATTGCCGGCGCCGCAAAAGGCAAACAGGCAAATAAAGAAGTCTTATGCAACGAGTTTGGGTTGAATATTGAAAAACCCTTGTTTATCTTCATCGGAAGATTGGTGGGCGAAAAAGCCGCCGATGTTTTACCCGATGCCGTCAAAACTATTTTATGGGAAACACAACAAGCCGCAAACTTTCTCGTTCTTGGCAGTGGCGACCCTTTTGTTGAAGACCGTTTGGAAGAAATAAAGTACATTTATCCTGAAAGTTATAATTTTTACAAAGGCTACAACGAAAGGCTTAGTCATCAAATGTATGCGGGTGCAGATTTCCTGTTAATGCCCAGCAGGGTCGAACCTTGCGGGCTAAACCAAATGTACTCGCTTCGTTACGGAACAATGCCTTTGGTTAGACGCACAGGCGGCTTGATTGACACCGTGATTGACATAGGCGATGCAGGTTACGGCATTTGCTTTAACCACGCAAATATCGAAGACATTAAACACGCAGTCAACAGAGCAATAGGAATTTATCAGTCAAAAAAAATGTTATACGCTTATCGTAAAAAGATGATGCAGATTGACAACAGCTGGGACAACACTGTAGAAAAATACATCGATTTATATCAACAATTCATTTCTTAA
- a CDS encoding glucose-1-phosphate adenylyltransferase, with the protein MSFMSDNVVSIILGGGAGTRLYPLTATRSKPAVPIAGKYRLVDIPISNCLNSDIQRMYVLTQFNSASLNKHIKNTYQFNAFSKGFVDILAAEQTPESKEWFQGTADAVRQSLKYLSTLDYEYILILSGDQLYQMDFKDMLDKHINSGAEISIATIPVNAKDATDFGIMKTNEEQHITSFIEKPSSDLLPQWTSDTGEAMHAQGRDFMASMGIYVFNKNVMKDLLLKIHPEATDFAKEIIPSAIGKYKVSSYQYEGYWTDIGNIYSFFEANLDLTKDIPSIDLYDADKAIYTRARMLPAAKLNSGCVQSSIIAEGSIILCESVERCVVGIRARIGFGTKIKSTYIMGNDYYETLARINEQKSKGIPLLGIGENCVIENAIIDKNVHIGNNVTIVGGATLPNQDTELYTVKDGIVVVKKNVYIHDGFTLMAE; encoded by the coding sequence ATGAGCTTCATGTCAGACAATGTCGTTTCGATTATCTTAGGCGGCGGCGCAGGCACAAGACTTTATCCACTTACGGCAACACGTTCCAAACCGGCAGTACCTATTGCAGGAAAATACCGCTTGGTCGATATTCCCATAAGCAATTGCCTCAATTCGGATATTCAACGGATGTATGTGCTCACACAATTCAATTCCGCATCATTAAACAAGCACATCAAAAACACTTACCAGTTCAATGCGTTCAGTAAAGGTTTTGTAGATATTCTTGCAGCAGAGCAGACGCCGGAAAGCAAAGAATGGTTTCAAGGTACAGCCGATGCTGTACGTCAATCGCTGAAGTATTTGTCCACTTTAGATTATGAGTATATTCTCATTCTCAGCGGCGACCAACTTTACCAAATGGACTTTAAAGATATGCTTGACAAGCACATCAACAGCGGTGCAGAGATTTCCATTGCCACCATTCCCGTGAACGCTAAAGACGCTACCGATTTCGGGATAATGAAAACCAACGAAGAGCAGCACATTACTTCGTTTATAGAGAAACCGTCTTCCGACTTACTGCCGCAATGGACAAGCGATACAGGCGAAGCTATGCACGCACAGGGGCGCGACTTTATGGCATCGATGGGCATTTATGTTTTCAACAAAAATGTGATGAAAGATTTACTGCTAAAGATTCATCCCGAAGCAACAGATTTTGCAAAAGAAATTATCCCGTCTGCAATCGGGAAATATAAAGTAAGCAGCTATCAGTACGAAGGCTACTGGACAGACATCGGCAATATTTATTCTTTCTTTGAAGCAAACCTGGATTTAACCAAAGACATTCCTTCCATTGATTTATACGATGCAGACAAAGCTATTTACACACGGGCGAGAATGCTGCCTGCCGCCAAGCTCAATTCCGGGTGTGTACAATCTTCCATCATCGCGGAAGGAAGCATTATACTATGTGAAAGTGTCGAAAGATGTGTAGTCGGCATCCGTGCCCGCATAGGATTTGGGACAAAAATTAAATCGACCTACATCATGGGCAACGATTATTATGAAACTCTTGCACGCATCAATGAACAAAAAAGCAAAGGTATTCCGCTACTCGGCATCGGCGAAAATTGTGTGATTGAGAATGCCATTATTGACAAAAATGTGCACATAGGAAATAACGTAACTATTGTCGGCGGCGCTACTTTACCCAATCAGGATACAGAATTATACACTGTTAAAGACGGTATTGTAGTGGTAAAAAAGAATGTGTACATCCACGACGGATTTACTTTGATGGCGGAATAG
- a CDS encoding SDR family oxidoreductase: MSSFENKVVVITGGSEGIGKALVELFLQQGAKVATCGRNFDKLYQLQTLHPNLPLFTHTADVSKQNECESFIHAVIKTYGTIDVLINNAGISMRALFADTEISTLQKLMDVNFWGAVYCTKYALPYIIQNKGTIVGISSIAGFRGLPGRSGYSASKHALNGWLETIRTELRETGVSVITVCPGFTASNIRKVALNKHAQPEDESKLDEGKLMPAEEVAQHIYNAMLKKKRTLILTTQGKETVFLNRFLPSLADKLVHKFYFRKGELIK, encoded by the coding sequence ATGTCATCATTTGAAAATAAAGTGGTTGTCATCACAGGCGGTTCGGAAGGAATTGGCAAAGCATTGGTCGAATTGTTTCTGCAACAAGGCGCAAAGGTGGCGACTTGCGGACGAAATTTTGATAAGCTATACCAACTCCAAACCCTGCATCCAAATTTACCTTTGTTCACACACACAGCCGATGTGAGTAAGCAAAACGAATGTGAATCATTTATACACGCTGTAATTAAAACTTACGGCACGATTGATGTGTTGATTAATAACGCCGGCATTTCCATGCGCGCTTTATTTGCCGATACCGAAATAAGCACGCTGCAAAAATTGATGGATGTAAATTTTTGGGGCGCAGTTTATTGCACTAAATATGCGTTGCCTTACATTATTCAAAACAAAGGAACTATTGTAGGAATCTCGTCTATCGCGGGTTTCAGAGGACTGCCGGGACGCTCAGGCTACTCTGCATCCAAGCACGCACTCAATGGCTGGCTCGAAACCATTCGTACGGAGTTGAGAGAAACAGGCGTTTCCGTAATTACAGTTTGTCCGGGATTTACAGCGTCCAACATTCGCAAAGTAGCATTGAACAAACACGCGCAGCCGGAAGACGAATCGAAACTGGATGAAGGGAAACTAATGCCTGCTGAAGAAGTGGCGCAACATATTTACAACGCTATGCTGAAGAAAAAGCGCACACTAATATTAACAACACAGGGAAAAGAAACCGTATTCTTAAACCGTTTTCTTCCATCGCTTGCAGATAAACTGGTACACAAATTTTATTTCAGAAAAGGAGAATTGATAAAATAG
- a CDS encoding helix-turn-helix domain-containing protein: MEIGSNIKAIREKEKGLKKEDVAKALGISAKAYNNIENNNTDITLKRLYEIADIFDVAPDYILTYQDKSNVVKFNSYTGIIMNTKYSEIASLEQQLKESANELTALQSRISAESI, encoded by the coding sequence ATGGAAATAGGCAGCAACATAAAAGCAATACGTGAGAAAGAAAAAGGACTAAAAAAAGAAGATGTAGCCAAAGCATTAGGCATCAGTGCAAAAGCATATAACAACATCGAGAATAACAATACCGATATTACGCTCAAAAGGCTCTACGAAATAGCCGACATCTTCGACGTTGCGCCGGATTATATACTTACTTATCAGGACAAATCCAATGTCGTAAAGTTCAACAGTTATACAGGAATTATTATGAATACAAAATATTCCGAAATAGCCTCCTTAGAGCAACAACTGAAAGAAAGTGCAAACGAGCTGACAGCCCTTCAATCAAGAATAAGTGCAGAAAGTATATAA
- a CDS encoding helix-turn-helix domain-containing protein, which translates to MKVGESIREIREVEKSFKRTYVAQKLGISTRAYANIENNIANITLNRLEKIAVILECTPQYILNYKKIKDSYLHNIHNNGNANPDTGQTNRVQTEHSKTEELYKELLTIERKRIRLLEALLKSYNIDF; encoded by the coding sequence TTGAAAGTAGGCGAATCGATACGTGAGATAAGAGAAGTAGAAAAAAGTTTTAAGCGTACTTATGTGGCGCAAAAGCTCGGCATCTCTACACGAGCATACGCCAATATTGAGAATAATATAGCCAACATTACCTTGAACCGGCTGGAAAAAATAGCCGTCATTCTGGAATGTACACCGCAGTATATCTTGAATTACAAAAAAATCAAAGACTCTTACTTACATAATATTCATAACAACGGAAACGCAAATCCAGATACCGGACAAACAAACAGAGTACAGACAGAACACTCAAAAACAGAAGAACTATATAAGGAATTACTAACTATTGAAAGAAAGCGGATAAGACTACTGGAAGCATTATTAAAAAGCTACAATATAGATTTCTAA